One window of the Aquila chrysaetos chrysaetos chromosome 8, bAquChr1.4, whole genome shotgun sequence genome contains the following:
- the CBX1 gene encoding chromobox protein homolog 1 yields the protein MGKKQNKKKVEEVLEEEEEEYVVEKVLDRRVVKGKVEYLLKWKGFSDEDNTWEPEENLDCPDLIAEFLQSQKTAHESEKSEGSKRKAESDTEDKGEESKPKKKKEESEKPRGFARGFEPERIIGATDSSGELMFLMKWKNSDEADLVPAKEANIKCPQVVISFYEERLTWHSYPSEDDDKKEDKN from the exons atgggaaaaaaacagaacaagaagaaaGTGGAAGAGGTCttagaggaagaggaggaggagtatGTGGTGGAGAAGGTCCTGGATCGGCGAGTGGTAAAAGGCAAAGTGGAATACCTGCTGAAGTGGAAAGGCTTCTCGGA TGAAGATAACACATGGGAGCCAGAAGAGAACCTTGACTGCCCAGACCTCATTGCAGAGTTCCTTCAGTCCCAGAAAACTGCACATGAGAGCGAGAAATCTGAGGGAAGCAAGCGCAAAGCAGAGTCTGACACGGAGGACAAAGGGGAGGAGAGCAAAccaaagaagaagaaggaagag TCGGAGAAACCACGAGGCTTTGCCCGAGGATTTGAGCCAGAGCGAATCATTGGTGCCACGGATTCCAGCGGGGAGCTCATGTTCCTGATGAAGTG GAAGAACTCCGACGAGGCCGACCTGGTCCCCGCCAAGGAAGCCAACATCAAGTGCCCCCAGGTGGTCATCTCGTTCTATGAGGAGAGGTTGACATGGCATTCCTACCCCTCAGAGGATGATGACAAGAAAGAGGACAAGAACTAA